In Mycobacterium sp. Aquia_216, a genomic segment contains:
- the mnmA gene encoding tRNA 2-thiouridine(34) synthase MnmA, which yields MKVLAAMSGGVDSSVAAARMVDAGHDVVGVHLALSSAPGTLRTGSRGCCSKEDASDARRVADVLGIPFYIWDFAEKFAEDVIDDFVSSYARGETPNPCVRCNQRIKFAALSLRALALGFDTVVTGHYARLSEGRLRRAVDRDKDQSYVLAVLTAEQLRHAAFPVGDTPKPQIREEAARRGLAVADKPDSHDICFIPSGDTRAFLGERIAVRPGNVVNADGAVLANHGGVHGFTIGQRKGLGIAGPGPDGRPRYVTAIDADTATVHVGSAADLEVHALTGRDPVFTAGAAPQRPIECAVQVRAHGETAAAVAELTGDELCVRLRDPLRGVACGQTVVLYRPDSAGDEVLGSATIATTSH from the coding sequence GTGAAAGTTCTTGCCGCGATGAGTGGTGGCGTCGATTCGTCGGTCGCCGCGGCTCGGATGGTCGACGCCGGGCACGACGTGGTCGGCGTGCACCTGGCACTGTCGTCAGCGCCCGGCACGCTGCGCACCGGTTCGCGGGGGTGTTGCTCGAAGGAAGACGCCTCAGACGCGCGCCGCGTTGCCGACGTGCTCGGAATCCCGTTCTATATTTGGGATTTCGCGGAGAAGTTCGCCGAAGATGTGATCGACGATTTCGTGTCGTCGTACGCGCGCGGCGAGACGCCGAACCCGTGCGTACGCTGCAATCAGCGCATCAAGTTCGCGGCGCTGTCGCTGCGTGCCCTGGCACTGGGTTTCGACACGGTGGTCACCGGCCACTATGCCCGGCTGTCGGAAGGCCGGTTGCGCCGCGCCGTCGACCGGGATAAGGATCAGTCCTACGTGCTGGCCGTGCTGACCGCGGAGCAGTTGCGGCACGCCGCTTTTCCGGTCGGGGACACCCCCAAGCCGCAGATCCGCGAAGAGGCGGCTCGCCGCGGTCTGGCGGTCGCCGACAAGCCCGACAGCCATGACATCTGCTTCATCCCGTCGGGGGACACCCGCGCCTTCCTGGGGGAGCGCATCGCGGTCCGGCCGGGGAACGTGGTCAATGCGGACGGCGCGGTGCTGGCCAATCATGGTGGGGTGCACGGTTTTACGATCGGCCAGCGCAAGGGTTTGGGCATTGCGGGTCCCGGACCGGACGGTCGCCCGCGCTACGTGACGGCCATCGATGCCGACACCGCGACGGTGCACGTGGGCAGCGCCGCCGATCTCGAAGTGCATGCGCTGACGGGACGGGATCCGGTCTTCACCGCCGGAGCCGCACCCCAGCGTCCCATCGAGTGCGCTGTTCAGGTGCGGGCCCACGGTGAAACCGCGGCTGCGGTGGCCGAATTGACTGGCGACGAGCTTTGCGTGCGGTTGCGCGACCCGCTGCGCGGGGTCGCGTGCGGCCAGACCGTCGTGCTGTACCGCCCGGATTCAGCGGGCGACGAGGTGCTCGGCAGCGCCACCATCGCCACTACTTCGCACTGA
- a CDS encoding DUF4190 domain-containing protein, with amino-acid sequence MSENQITAQAAQTNGLAIAAFVLSIMGMYASPIVSSVLALAGMWQLKHRGQQGFALALTALAVSAAVTALHVAMWIQCGHPNFELETTAHW; translated from the coding sequence ATGAGCGAGAACCAGATCACGGCGCAGGCAGCGCAGACCAACGGCCTGGCTATTGCGGCCTTCGTGCTGAGCATCATGGGCATGTACGCCAGCCCGATCGTGAGCAGCGTGCTGGCCCTGGCCGGAATGTGGCAGCTCAAACACCGCGGCCAGCAGGGTTTTGCGCTGGCGCTCACCGCCCTGGCGGTGTCGGCGGCCGTCACCGCCCTGCATGTCGCGATGTGGATCCAATGCGGCCACCCGAATTTCGAGTTGGAGACCACGGCGCACTGGTGA
- a CDS encoding sensor domain-containing protein — MWRNGTFAWPLLIGGAVVLTAACTRVVDGTAMPGFTGGARGVNGVNVDTILLDQSRMRAITGAGEHLSIIPSMDGSVPVDIDTLADTTPRPCRFVFAETATFGPDIEEFHKTTFQDPPDGALISEGAAAYRDVATAQHAFTALVSTVTDCADGSGGQLLVGDWKADANSLHLGPGGCGRDYRVLSVALVEVTFCGFPQSVSDIVMTNITANIPH; from the coding sequence GTGTGGCGCAACGGAACATTCGCGTGGCCGCTGCTGATAGGTGGCGCGGTGGTGCTGACTGCGGCATGCACCCGGGTCGTGGATGGTACGGCGATGCCGGGATTCACCGGAGGTGCCCGGGGTGTCAACGGGGTCAACGTCGACACGATCCTGCTGGACCAGTCGCGGATGCGCGCGATCACCGGCGCGGGCGAGCACCTGTCGATCATTCCCTCGATGGACGGCAGCGTTCCGGTCGACATCGACACGCTCGCCGACACCACACCGCGGCCGTGCCGCTTCGTTTTCGCCGAGACCGCGACGTTCGGGCCCGACATCGAAGAATTCCACAAGACCACGTTTCAGGACCCGCCCGACGGCGCCCTGATCTCTGAGGGCGCCGCGGCCTACCGGGACGTCGCCACCGCGCAACATGCGTTCACCGCCCTTGTCTCGACGGTCACCGACTGCGCCGACGGCTCGGGCGGCCAGCTGCTCGTCGGCGACTGGAAGGCCGACGCCAACTCGCTGCACCTGGGACCGGGCGGCTGCGGCCGCGACTACCGGGTGCTGTCGGTGGCCCTGGTGGAGGTCACCTTCTGCGGCTTCCCGCAGTCGGTGTCCGACATCGTGATGACGAACATCACCGCCAACATCCCGCACTAA
- a CDS encoding methionine synthase, whose amino-acid sequence MSVFAAASGVGSWPGTAARPSAEIVVGELAAALAHLVELPARGVGADLLGRAGALLIDVAIDTVPRGYRIAARPGAVTRRAVSLLDEDMDAIEEAWETAGLRGAGRVVKVQAPGPITLTAGLELANGHRAITDPGAVRDLTASLAEGVAAHRAALSRRLDTPVVVQLDEPSLPAALAGRLTGVTALSPVAALDESVAVSLLDTCAETAGAEVLLHSCARELPWDLLQRSVISAVSVDAGTLKAADLEGIAAFVESGRTVMLGVVAATAPDKRPSAEEVAAALVAVTDRLGFGRSALRDRIGVTPACGLAAATSAWARTAIGLARKAAEVFAEEPDAI is encoded by the coding sequence GTGAGTGTTTTCGCGGCCGCCAGTGGCGTGGGTTCGTGGCCCGGCACCGCGGCACGGCCGTCGGCGGAAATTGTCGTCGGTGAGTTGGCGGCCGCGCTGGCTCACCTCGTCGAACTGCCGGCCAGGGGAGTGGGTGCCGACCTGCTTGGGCGGGCCGGCGCGCTGCTGATCGACGTGGCAATCGACACCGTTCCGCGCGGTTACCGCATCGCCGCTCGGCCGGGCGCGGTGACTCGGCGGGCCGTCAGCCTCCTCGACGAGGACATGGATGCGATCGAGGAGGCCTGGGAGACGGCCGGTCTGCGCGGTGCCGGACGGGTGGTCAAGGTCCAGGCGCCCGGACCGATTACCTTGACCGCCGGGCTCGAGCTGGCCAACGGCCACCGGGCGATCACCGACCCCGGGGCGGTGCGCGACCTGACGGCATCGCTGGCCGAAGGCGTTGCCGCGCACCGCGCGGCGCTGTCCCGCCGGCTCGACACGCCGGTGGTGGTGCAGCTCGACGAGCCGTCGTTGCCGGCGGCATTGGCCGGACGACTGACCGGGGTCACCGCGCTGAGTCCGGTTGCGGCGCTCGACGAGTCGGTGGCCGTCTCGCTGCTCGACACCTGCGCCGAGACGGCGGGTGCCGAGGTGCTACTGCACAGTTGTGCGCGGGAATTGCCATGGGATCTGTTGCAGCGCAGTGTGATTAGTGCGGTGTCGGTTGACGCCGGAACGCTGAAGGCGGCGGACTTGGAGGGAATCGCGGCGTTCGTCGAATCGGGTCGTACCGTGATGCTGGGCGTGGTGGCCGCGACGGCTCCGGACAAGAGGCCGTCGGCCGAGGAGGTGGCCGCCGCTCTTGTCGCGGTGACCGACCGGCTCGGGTTCGGCCGCTCGGCGCTGCGCGATCGCATCGGCGTCACCCCGGCATGTGGTCTGGCCGCGGCGACGTCGGCCTGGGCCCGCACCGCGATCGGGCTGGCCCGCAAGGCCGCCGAGGTGTTCGCGGAGGAGCCCGACGCCATCTAG
- the ligA gene encoding NAD-dependent DNA ligase LigA — protein MSSPEADPTVPDSLGPQVRRLWRELADEVREHQFRYYVRDAPIISDADFDQLLQRLAALEEQHPELRTPDSPTQLVGGAGFATDFTSAEHLERMLSLDNVFSTEEFDVWAARIHAEVGSDVPYLCELKIDGVALALVYRGGRLVRAATRGDGRVGEDVTNNARTIDDVPERLTASDDYPIPDVLEVRGEVFFRVADFEALNAALVEDGKVPFANPRNSAAGSLRQKDPAVTARRRLRMICHGVGRAEGFRPATLHDAYLALGAWGLPVSDHTTRVQNAADALERIAYWGEHRHDVDHEIDGVVVKVDDVALQRRLGSTSRAPRWAIAYKYPPQEVQTKLLDIRVNVGRTGRVTPFAVLTPVKVAGSTVGMATLHNAAEVKRKGVLIGDTVVIRKAGDVIPEVLGPIVDLRDDTEREFVMPTHCPECGTLLAPAKEGDADIRCPNSRSCPAQLRERVFHVAGRGAFDIEGLGYEAATALLAAEVIADEGDLFTLTEDDLLRTELFTTKAGTLSANGKRLLANLDKAKAQPLWRVLVALSIRHVGPTAARALATEFGSLEAITSASTEQLAAVEGVGPTIAAAVTEWFTVDWHRAIVDKWQAAGVRMADERDASVPRTLAGLSIVVTGSLNGFSRDDAKEAIVSRGGKAAGSVSKNTAYVVAGDSPGSKYDKAVELGVPILDEDGFRRLLDEGPATDTTAD, from the coding sequence GTGAGTTCGCCAGAAGCTGACCCCACGGTGCCTGATTCCTTGGGGCCCCAGGTTCGCCGTCTTTGGCGCGAATTGGCCGACGAGGTGCGCGAACATCAGTTCCGCTACTACGTGCGCGATGCGCCGATCATCTCCGATGCCGATTTCGACCAGCTGCTGCAGCGGCTGGCCGCGCTCGAGGAGCAGCATCCCGAGCTGCGCACCCCGGATTCGCCGACTCAGCTGGTCGGCGGTGCGGGGTTTGCCACCGATTTCACCTCGGCCGAGCACCTGGAACGGATGCTGTCTCTGGACAACGTGTTCAGCACCGAGGAATTCGACGTGTGGGCCGCGCGCATCCACGCGGAGGTCGGTAGCGACGTGCCCTACCTGTGTGAGCTCAAGATCGACGGCGTCGCGCTGGCTCTGGTCTATCGCGGTGGCCGGCTGGTGCGCGCCGCGACGCGGGGGGACGGCCGCGTCGGCGAGGACGTGACGAACAACGCGCGCACCATCGACGACGTCCCGGAACGGCTGACGGCCAGCGACGACTATCCGATCCCCGATGTCCTCGAGGTCCGCGGCGAGGTGTTCTTTCGGGTCGCCGACTTCGAGGCGCTCAATGCCGCGCTGGTCGAAGACGGCAAGGTGCCGTTTGCCAACCCGCGTAACAGCGCCGCAGGGTCGTTACGGCAGAAGGATCCCGCGGTGACCGCCCGCCGCAGGCTTCGGATGATCTGCCACGGGGTGGGACGCGCCGAGGGATTTCGGCCGGCCACGCTGCACGACGCCTACCTGGCGCTGGGTGCCTGGGGTCTGCCCGTCTCCGATCACACCACGCGCGTCCAGAACGCCGCCGATGCGCTGGAGCGGATCGCCTACTGGGGCGAGCACCGCCACGACGTCGATCATGAAATCGACGGTGTCGTAGTGAAAGTCGACGACGTAGCCCTGCAGCGCAGGCTGGGGTCGACCTCGCGAGCTCCGCGCTGGGCGATCGCGTACAAGTACCCGCCGCAAGAGGTGCAGACCAAGCTGCTCGACATCCGGGTGAACGTCGGGCGGACCGGGCGGGTGACTCCGTTTGCGGTCTTGACGCCCGTCAAGGTCGCCGGATCGACGGTCGGGATGGCCACGCTGCACAACGCCGCCGAGGTCAAGCGCAAGGGCGTGCTGATCGGCGACACCGTGGTGATCCGTAAGGCCGGCGACGTGATTCCCGAAGTGCTCGGCCCCATTGTCGACCTGCGCGACGACACCGAACGCGAATTCGTCATGCCCACCCACTGTCCCGAGTGCGGCACCCTGCTGGCTCCGGCCAAGGAGGGCGACGCCGACATCCGCTGCCCCAACTCCCGATCCTGCCCAGCGCAGTTGCGGGAGAGGGTGTTTCACGTCGCCGGCCGCGGTGCCTTCGACATCGAAGGTCTGGGCTACGAGGCCGCGACCGCGCTGTTGGCCGCCGAGGTGATCGCCGACGAGGGAGATCTGTTCACCCTCACCGAGGACGACCTGCTGCGCACCGAGCTGTTCACCACCAAGGCCGGCACGCTGTCGGCCAACGGGAAGCGGTTGCTGGCCAACCTCGACAAGGCCAAGGCCCAGCCGCTGTGGCGGGTGCTGGTGGCACTGTCGATCCGGCACGTCGGACCGACGGCCGCGCGCGCCCTGGCCACCGAGTTCGGCAGCCTCGAGGCGATCACCTCGGCGTCGACCGAGCAATTGGCCGCGGTCGAGGGCGTCGGGCCAACCATCGCCGCCGCGGTCACCGAATGGTTCACCGTCGACTGGCACCGCGCGATCGTCGACAAGTGGCAAGCGGCCGGCGTGCGGATGGCCGACGAGCGCGACGCCAGCGTGCCGCGCACGCTGGCGGGGTTGAGCATCGTGGTCACCGGCTCGCTGAACGGCTTTTCCCGCGACGACGCCAAGGAGGCCATCGTGTCCCGTGGCGGTAAGGCCGCGGGTTCGGTGTCGAAAAACACGGCCTACGTTGTCGCCGGCGACTCGCCGGGCTCGAAGTACGACAAAGCCGTGGAACTGGGCGTGCCGATCCTGGATGAAGACGGGTTTCGCCGGCTGCTCGACGAGGGCCCCGCCACCGACACCACAGCCGATTAA
- a CDS encoding TetR/AcrR family transcriptional regulator yields the protein MVGAMTQTADPCTEASPWSPREAELLAVTLRLLQEHGYDQLTIDAVASAAHASKATVYRRWPSKTELVLAAFIEGVRQVAVMPNTGTLRGDLISLGEVCGEHGREHASTIRAVMVEVSRHPALNDALQEQFLKQRKAMIQHVLQQAVDRGEISQEAITDELWDLLPGYLIFRSIIPDRPPTRQTVQALVDGFLIPGLTRFSK from the coding sequence ATCGTGGGCGCTATGACCCAGACGGCCGATCCCTGCACGGAGGCATCGCCATGGTCTCCGCGCGAGGCCGAACTGCTGGCCGTCACCCTGCGGTTGTTGCAAGAACACGGCTATGACCAGCTGACGATCGACGCGGTCGCCAGCGCTGCCCACGCCAGCAAGGCCACGGTGTACCGGCGTTGGCCCTCGAAGACCGAATTGGTGCTGGCCGCCTTCATCGAGGGGGTCCGCCAGGTCGCGGTCATGCCGAACACCGGCACCCTGCGCGGCGATTTGATCAGTCTCGGAGAAGTCTGCGGCGAGCACGGACGCGAGCACGCCAGCACCATCCGCGCGGTGATGGTCGAGGTGTCGCGGCACCCCGCCCTCAACGACGCGCTGCAGGAGCAATTCCTCAAGCAACGCAAGGCCATGATTCAGCACGTGCTGCAACAGGCCGTCGATCGCGGCGAGATCAGCCAAGAGGCCATCACCGATGAGCTCTGGGATCTGTTGCCCGGCTACCTGATCTTCCGGTCCATCATCCCGGACCGGCCGCCCACTCGTCAGACCGTGCAAGCCCTTGTCGACGGGTTCCTCATCCCCGGCCTCACCCGATTCAGCAAATAG
- a CDS encoding MmpS family transport accessory protein, with protein sequence MSTVLRQGWMVLVAVLVVAVAGFGIYRLHGIFGSHDTTSANSGLANEIVPFNPKQVVLDVFGAPGAVATINYLDVNAQPQQVKDAPLPWSFTITTTEPAVVANVVAQGNGDTLGCRITINGEVKDQRTVNKVDAYTFCLDKSG encoded by the coding sequence ATGTCCACCGTGCTCAGGCAGGGGTGGATGGTGTTGGTCGCGGTGCTCGTCGTTGCGGTCGCGGGCTTCGGAATCTATCGCCTGCACGGAATCTTCGGGTCGCACGACACCACGTCGGCCAATAGCGGCCTGGCCAACGAGATCGTTCCGTTCAACCCCAAGCAGGTAGTGCTCGACGTCTTCGGCGCACCGGGCGCGGTGGCGACGATCAACTATCTGGACGTCAACGCCCAGCCGCAGCAAGTCAAAGACGCGCCCCTGCCCTGGTCGTTCACGATCACCACGACGGAGCCGGCGGTCGTCGCCAACGTCGTGGCGCAAGGCAACGGAGACACCCTCGGTTGCCGGATCACCATCAACGGTGAGGTCAAAGACCAACGCACCGTCAACAAAGTCGACGCCTACACCTTCTGTCTGGATAAGTCGGGATGA